In Flavobacterium lacustre, a genomic segment contains:
- a CDS encoding efflux RND transporter periplasmic adaptor subunit — MKKIITILSIAAVFLTSCGGDKKEPIKTEPAIAVKVSGISADTNSPFVTASGKIEAENSANLSTRMMGYVTKIHVQVGQKVGAGQLLVSINNTDLQAKKAQVDASILQATAGYNNAKKDYDRFVNLFKQQSASQKELDDMTARYEMAKAGLEGTKQMRNEVMAQFSYSNITAPFSGTVTNTFVKEGDMANPGMPLVSVEGASRLQVTAMVSENDIAAIKKGMPVQVLVKSSNKTLTGKVNEVSSSAKNTGGQYLVKINLDKTDSSVLSGMFVNVQFPIENKTEALQTDRILVPQTALVQQGQLTGIYTIGEGNTAILRWLRTGKNFGNQVEVLSGLAANEQYIISAEGKLYNGALVSIQ, encoded by the coding sequence ATGAAAAAAATAATAACAATCCTTTCCATAGCGGCAGTTTTCTTAACCTCATGCGGAGGCGACAAAAAAGAACCAATTAAGACAGAACCTGCAATTGCAGTGAAAGTAAGCGGAATTTCGGCAGACACTAATAGTCCATTTGTTACCGCAAGCGGAAAAATTGAAGCCGAAAACAGTGCTAATCTAAGCACCAGAATGATGGGTTATGTAACTAAAATTCACGTACAAGTAGGACAAAAAGTAGGTGCCGGACAATTATTAGTGAGCATCAACAACACCGATTTGCAAGCCAAAAAAGCGCAAGTAGATGCCAGTATTCTTCAAGCAACTGCAGGGTATAATAATGCCAAAAAAGACTACGATCGTTTTGTGAATTTATTCAAACAACAAAGTGCATCCCAAAAAGAACTAGATGATATGACGGCACGTTACGAAATGGCAAAAGCCGGTTTAGAAGGTACCAAACAAATGCGAAACGAAGTAATGGCGCAGTTTTCGTATTCGAATATTACAGCTCCTTTTTCGGGAACGGTGACCAATACTTTTGTAAAAGAAGGCGATATGGCAAATCCAGGAATGCCTTTAGTGAGCGTAGAAGGTGCATCAAGATTACAAGTTACCGCGATGGTTTCGGAAAATGATATTGCGGCCATCAAAAAAGGAATGCCGGTACAAGTTTTGGTAAAATCATCAAACAAAACCCTTACGGGAAAAGTAAATGAAGTAAGTTCATCTGCTAAAAATACCGGTGGACAATATTTAGTAAAAATCAATTTAGACAAAACCGATTCATCCGTGTTATCGGGAATGTTTGTCAACGTTCAATTTCCTATTGAAAATAAAACAGAAGCTCTTCAAACGGATCGAATATTAGTTCCTCAAACGGCTTTGGTACAACAAGGACAATTAACTGGAATTTATACCATTGGAGAAGGAAACACCGCCATTTTAAGGTGGTTGCGAACAGGTAAAAACTTTGGCAATCAAGTGGAAGTATTATCCGGCTTAGCAGCAAATGAACAATATATTATTTCAGCTGAAGGAAAATTATATAACGGAGCTTTGGTGAGTATTCAGTAA
- a CDS encoding TolC family protein, with product MKKINALLLLGTLSVAAAGFSQDTLAISKKEIWQKASDKNLQIKIANQDFKSAQADYRQSNAVFLPSISASHTAISTTNPLMAFGSKLNQEILTAADFDPDLLNNPAKTQNFATKIEVLQPLINVDGFYGRQAAKSKMEAFQLQTERTKEYLELEVNKAFMQLQLGYKAVAVLEKANATGDANLKLIENYFKQGILQKTDLLSVQVRVNEIKNQLQYAKSNVQNASDYLGFLLNEDTTNKVYKPIEALENSIVIETINTTLPANRKDIQAMDKSSEAYAKMLQSSKMNFLPRLNAFGSYELYDDTFLGTNAKGYVVGAQLSWSVFDGYKSIGKMEKAKADFQKSEIENQQYKAQSQLDLNKANRQLKDAENKVNLSKLALEQSQEAYRIRSNRFSQGLEKTTDLLQSETQMSQKELEFLQAVFEYNFTQEYVQFLTK from the coding sequence ATGAAGAAAATAAATGCACTACTACTCTTAGGTACGCTTTCGGTTGCTGCCGCAGGATTTAGTCAGGATACTTTGGCTATTTCTAAAAAAGAAATTTGGCAAAAAGCCTCCGACAAGAACCTGCAAATCAAAATAGCCAATCAGGATTTCAAATCGGCACAAGCTGATTACAGACAATCCAATGCCGTGTTTTTACCAAGTATTTCGGCTTCGCATACCGCAATTTCAACGACTAATCCGTTGATGGCTTTTGGATCCAAATTGAATCAGGAAATTTTAACAGCCGCAGATTTCGATCCGGATTTATTGAACAATCCAGCCAAAACACAAAACTTCGCTACCAAAATCGAAGTCTTACAACCACTGATTAATGTTGATGGATTCTACGGAAGACAAGCAGCCAAATCAAAAATGGAAGCCTTTCAATTGCAAACAGAGCGCACCAAAGAATACCTGGAACTCGAAGTCAACAAAGCGTTCATGCAATTGCAATTGGGATATAAAGCGGTGGCAGTTTTAGAAAAAGCAAATGCAACGGGGGATGCCAATTTAAAACTGATTGAAAATTATTTCAAACAAGGAATCCTTCAAAAAACCGATTTACTTTCGGTTCAAGTACGGGTGAATGAAATCAAAAATCAATTGCAATATGCCAAAAGTAATGTACAAAACGCATCCGATTATTTAGGTTTTCTTCTCAATGAAGACACAACAAATAAAGTCTACAAACCCATCGAAGCTTTAGAAAACAGCATTGTTATTGAAACCATCAATACCACACTTCCCGCCAATAGAAAAGACATTCAAGCTATGGACAAATCATCCGAAGCGTACGCAAAAATGCTACAATCCAGCAAAATGAATTTCCTGCCAAGATTGAATGCTTTTGGAAGTTATGAATTGTATGATGATACTTTTTTGGGAACCAATGCCAAAGGATATGTAGTGGGAGCACAACTATCATGGTCCGTTTTTGACGGTTACAAATCCATTGGAAAAATGGAAAAAGCAAAAGCCGATTTCCAAAAATCTGAAATAGAAAACCAACAATACAAAGCACAAAGCCAATTGGATTTGAACAAAGCCAATCGCCAGTTGAAAGATGCAGAAAACAAAGTAAACTTATCCAAATTAGCTTTAGAACAATCACAAGAAGCGTATAGAATCCGTAGCAACCGATTCTCACAAGGACTCGAAAAAACAACTGATTTATTACAATCCGAAACCCAAATGTCCCAAAAAGAATTGGAATTCCTGCAAGCTGTTTTTGAGTACAATTTCACTCAGGAATATGTACAGTTTTTAACGAAGTAG
- a CDS encoding DUF418 domain-containing protein, with the protein MKDRIIGFDIARAYAIFGMFIVNFNFSFGSVMNPTDNVGHFLNIFTGNSTAIFIICAGMGVSLMTNKTDYTTQEKTELKSKILKRSWFLFVLGLLLFNWWSGDILHFYGGYMHIAAFLLFIPKRYYLLGAIIAISIFNLLLLVIPITTSWDFTNYRYLDFWSPLGFLRNTFYNGWNSIFPWFSYFLVGMWLGKLNWQLKHTKRNIFIVGLLVFIFIQGLRYMVKRQFFSPFWNDYIMAEYFPPYLPFILVTMAFAFMAISVFMYIGEKYSTNRIVLALQKTGQMTLSHYVIHLTLGMIILATLTGKNYTGLLEDEQPTLPIYILAFSFIFYIFCILFSILWRKKFENGPLETLMRKISG; encoded by the coding sequence ATGAAAGACAGAATAATAGGATTTGACATAGCAAGAGCATATGCAATTTTTGGAATGTTCATTGTTAACTTTAATTTTAGTTTTGGTTCAGTAATGAATCCAACTGACAATGTTGGACATTTTCTAAATATATTTACAGGAAATTCAACTGCAATTTTTATAATTTGTGCAGGAATGGGCGTTTCATTAATGACAAACAAAACAGACTATACAACTCAAGAAAAAACAGAACTTAAATCGAAAATTTTGAAACGAAGTTGGTTTCTATTTGTATTAGGTTTATTGCTTTTTAATTGGTGGTCGGGCGACATTTTACATTTTTATGGAGGTTATATGCATATAGCAGCTTTTTTATTATTTATTCCTAAACGATATTATTTATTAGGTGCAATCATCGCAATTTCAATTTTTAATTTATTACTATTAGTCATTCCAATTACTACAAGTTGGGATTTTACAAATTATAGATATTTAGACTTTTGGTCACCTTTGGGGTTTTTAAGAAATACATTTTATAATGGTTGGAACTCAATATTTCCTTGGTTTTCTTATTTTTTAGTTGGTATGTGGCTTGGAAAGTTAAATTGGCAATTAAAACATACAAAACGCAATATTTTCATAGTCGGATTATTAGTTTTCATTTTCATACAAGGATTACGTTATATGGTCAAACGACAATTTTTTAGTCCATTTTGGAACGACTATATTATGGCTGAATATTTTCCACCTTACTTACCTTTTATTTTAGTAACAATGGCTTTTGCATTTATGGCAATTTCAGTTTTTATGTATATTGGCGAAAAATATTCAACTAACAGAATTGTTTTGGCGTTACAGAAAACAGGACAAATGACCTTATCACACTATGTTATTCATTTGACTTTGGGAATGATAATATTGGCAACATTGACAGGGAAAAATTACACAGGTTTACTTGAAGATGAACAACCGACATTGCCAATTTATATACTTGCTTTTTCCTTTATATTTTACATTTTCTGTATTCTATTTAGTATTTTGTGGAGAAAGAAATTTGAAAATGGTCCATTAGAAACATTAATGAGAAAAATATCGGGATGA
- a CDS encoding aldo/keto reductase — protein sequence MKYKILGNTGLKVSTLCLGTMNYGGKGFFGYMGNLDQKAVDEQIKKVTEAGVNFIDTANIYSEGLSETMIGQAIKNLDINRDDLVLATKVRGTMGKSQNDLGLSKKHIIQQVDASLKRLGTDYIDLYQIHTIDPLTPIEETIRTLDDLVRSGKIRYFGACNTTAWQLMKGLSYSKYNHLDRFASLQANYSLDVRDTEREIVPLLLDQNVGMLIWSPLSGGLLTGKYKRNGQKEEGRLNTFPFPPFHEERAYDVLDILKPMAEQKNVSIAQLSLAWLLHQPVVTSAIIGATKLHQLEDNLKAVEVAFTNDELAQLDNVSKLPIEYPGNVLEIMTMDRSAGVDFQNA from the coding sequence ATGAAGTACAAAATTTTAGGAAATACAGGTTTGAAAGTTTCAACCCTTTGTTTAGGTACAATGAACTATGGCGGAAAAGGATTTTTTGGTTATATGGGAAATCTTGATCAAAAAGCTGTTGATGAACAAATCAAAAAAGTAACCGAAGCAGGTGTAAATTTTATTGACACAGCTAACATCTATTCCGAAGGATTATCGGAAACAATGATTGGCCAAGCAATCAAAAATTTAGATATTAACAGAGATGATTTAGTATTGGCTACAAAGGTTAGAGGTACAATGGGTAAAAGTCAAAATGATCTTGGACTTTCTAAAAAGCACATTATTCAGCAAGTTGATGCCAGTTTAAAAAGACTTGGAACTGATTATATTGACCTTTATCAAATTCACACTATTGACCCATTAACTCCAATTGAAGAAACGATTAGAACTTTAGACGATTTGGTAAGAAGCGGTAAGATAAGATATTTTGGAGCGTGTAATACTACCGCTTGGCAACTAATGAAAGGGTTGAGTTATTCAAAATACAATCATTTAGACAGATTTGCTTCTCTACAAGCCAACTATTCATTAGATGTTCGAGACACAGAACGTGAAATTGTTCCTTTACTTTTAGACCAAAACGTTGGGATGCTTATTTGGAGTCCATTAAGCGGCGGACTATTGACAGGAAAATACAAAAGAAATGGGCAAAAAGAAGAAGGAAGATTAAACACTTTTCCTTTTCCACCTTTTCACGAAGAAAGAGCTTATGATGTTTTGGACATATTGAAACCAATGGCTGAACAAAAAAATGTATCAATTGCTCAATTATCGTTAGCTTGGTTACTACACCAACCTGTTGTAACAAGTGCGATAATTGGAGCTACAAAATTACATCAGTTAGAAGATAATTTAAAAGCAGTAGAAGTTGCTTTTACAAACGATGAATTGGCACAATTAGATAATGTCAGCAAATTACCCATTGAATATCCTGGAAATGTTCTTGAAATAATGACAATGGATAGAAGCGCAGGAGTTGATTTTCAAAATGCTTAA
- a CDS encoding helix-turn-helix domain-containing protein yields MKNSQPNIIKINSVVALHNFLGFPSPLNPLITIIDHSKTTNNNQSQNQKMLLDFYNISIKRSFKGQLKYGKNYYDFDEGTMSFIAPNQIISIDKDEDKNNDGWSLLFHPDLIRQYSLGQAIKNYGFFNYETNEALHLSEEEEKTIEIIVKNIQNEINSRLDNFSQDVIVSNLELILSYCNRFYSRQFLTRKMATNNLLTNFEFVLENYFSKNSEILLPTVDKLAKELNVSSAYLSDMLRNLTGQNTQQHIHNKLIEKAKDILTTTELSVSETAYLLGFEYPQSFSKLFKSKTNLTPSEYRHRCN; encoded by the coding sequence ATGAAAAATTCACAACCAAATATCATAAAAATAAATTCAGTTGTGGCTTTGCACAATTTTTTGGGTTTTCCAAGTCCATTGAATCCCCTAATTACAATTATTGACCATTCTAAAACGACTAATAATAATCAATCTCAAAATCAGAAAATGTTATTAGACTTTTACAATATTTCCATAAAAAGAAGTTTTAAAGGTCAATTAAAATATGGTAAAAATTATTATGATTTTGATGAAGGAACTATGTCATTTATTGCGCCAAATCAGATTATATCTATTGATAAAGATGAAGACAAAAATAATGATGGTTGGTCGCTATTATTTCACCCAGATTTAATAAGACAATATTCTTTAGGTCAAGCCATTAAAAATTATGGTTTTTTTAATTACGAAACTAATGAAGCACTCCACCTATCTGAAGAAGAAGAAAAAACAATTGAAATCATAGTAAAAAATATTCAAAATGAAATCAATTCACGTTTAGACAATTTCAGTCAAGATGTTATTGTATCGAATCTTGAATTAATTTTGAGTTATTGCAACCGGTTTTACAGTCGACAATTTCTAACAAGAAAAATGGCTACAAATAATTTACTCACCAATTTTGAATTTGTTTTAGAAAACTATTTCTCTAAAAATTCAGAAATACTATTACCTACAGTTGATAAATTAGCCAAGGAACTTAATGTTTCATCTGCATATTTGAGTGATATGCTACGAAATTTAACAGGTCAAAATACTCAACAACACATACATAATAAATTAATAGAAAAAGCTAAAGATATTTTAACAACCACAGAATTGAGCGTGAGTGAAACTGCTTATTTATTGGGTTTTGAATATCCACAATCATTTAGTAAACTATTCAAAAGTAAAACTAACTTGACACCAAGTGAATATCGACACAGATGTAACTAA
- a CDS encoding PAS domain S-box protein, whose protein sequence is MSEGKPTYEELIKKIKNQELEIDRLLGQKQSMDNFEFYLKESQDLICIVGIDGFFKKINPAFVTMLGYTEHELLQNPIVSFMYPDDIEKSSSEFEKVLGGQTSIAFENRYLTRNNAIITIEWTVTLAISKDFMYAIGRNIQDVILKKQAEDVLKVKELAEANDKLKILEEESNLKFKTYIENAPDGVFVLDEKGNYLEINKASLEFTGHSKAELLRMKFGDLTIPELKKEAEKKFKILLETGSLKGETKSITKSGEIKWRSFNILKISENRFLGFDRDITESKKAEEQLKAERDKFVKIAATSPGLIYSMRQNKDGSFCYPYASNAIDEIYGFTHEAIENNPDKIFYLIHPEDIGQVTNSIFETKSKLVPLKGKYRYHHPTKGLVWHEVNSLPVVEPEGTVICHGIITDITERIQVEEKLIKANRLYFFISQINQMIVRTPDEETLFREACNIAVDLGKFKMSWIGLVNEKTKRIIPTMIAGEEQGYLSVIKPISLEDVPEGRGPTGTALRKGKYFYCNDVENDLNMLPWRDEAMKRGYLSSMSLPILKFGKVIGAFTFYAGEKNFFDAEEIALLEEATGDVSFALENLEKEKLRKKAEALVLESEQRYQKLTEVSPVGIFRTDASGKTTYVNKRWCQIAGITFEEAMGNGWLRAVHVEDSAKLFVNWQAATLKKERILSEYRFVRPDGSVAWVMGQAIPELNSENKVIGYIGTTTDITERKQAEEEFNKVHKKMEAVLDAIPDLLFEVDIYGRIYNYHSRRDDLLAMPAELFLGKKFSEVLPPEAADLCMLATKEASIKGFSTGRQYSLQLPDGLHWFELSIAPMTETEDHDTHFICLSRDITDAKQSDYALQQSEERYRGLLNNLDAGILVHAADTSIIFSNQKAAELLDLKDNQFVLSEGSFLNEDNSIMPLEKYPVNEIINTKLPVKNFILGVNKKLKDDTVWLLVNGFPIVDEKGKIVEVVISFVDITERKLLEIEITKAKEQAEAANKAKTDFLANMSHEIRTPLNGIIGFTHLLMKSNLEDSQSEYMTTVNESANLLMHIVNDILDFSKIESGKLELNIESINLFELSNQVVDLFKYQATQKKLDLILSIHDNVPQYIQADGVRLKQVLVNLMNNAVKFTSIGEIRLDIHSIDSLEEEFSTIKFSVKDTGIGIKEINNQKIFNSFVQEDNSTNRKFGGTGLGLAISNQLLKLMNSKLQLVSHYGDGSDFFFVIRFKKSDHKKNKDSELKSIEGETIVPEESISDKRVLIVEDNRINMLLAKKLVHTIISNCTIIEATDGNEAIEEYKKEKPDIILMDIQMPNKNGYEATDEIRKLKESDAIPIIAITAGIMVGDKEKCIEAGMNDYLPKPIIQSDLEKILRKWVYKN, encoded by the coding sequence ATGAGTGAGGGTAAACCAACATATGAAGAATTAATAAAAAAAATAAAAAATCAAGAGTTAGAAATTGATCGTTTGCTCGGTCAAAAACAATCCATGGATAATTTTGAATTCTATCTCAAAGAATCTCAGGATTTAATTTGCATAGTTGGAATTGATGGCTTTTTTAAGAAAATCAATCCTGCTTTTGTAACAATGTTAGGCTATACGGAACACGAATTACTACAGAATCCTATAGTGTCCTTTATGTACCCCGATGATATTGAAAAGTCGAGTTCCGAATTTGAAAAGGTATTGGGGGGACAAACTTCAATAGCTTTTGAAAATAGATATCTAACAAGAAATAATGCAATTATTACTATTGAATGGACGGTTACTTTAGCTATCAGTAAGGATTTTATGTATGCCATTGGCAGAAATATTCAGGATGTGATTTTGAAAAAGCAGGCTGAGGATGTACTTAAGGTCAAAGAACTTGCCGAAGCTAATGATAAACTTAAAATACTGGAAGAAGAAAGTAATTTGAAGTTTAAAACCTATATCGAAAATGCACCTGACGGAGTTTTTGTATTGGATGAAAAAGGAAATTATTTAGAAATAAATAAAGCTTCTTTGGAATTTACCGGGCATTCTAAAGCCGAATTGCTTCGTATGAAATTTGGAGATTTGACTATTCCTGAATTGAAAAAAGAGGCGGAAAAAAAGTTTAAAATTCTTTTGGAAACCGGAAGTTTAAAAGGGGAGACCAAGTCAATTACTAAATCGGGAGAGATTAAGTGGCGGTCTTTTAATATTTTAAAAATTTCGGAAAATCGGTTTTTGGGATTTGACCGGGACATCACCGAGAGTAAAAAAGCCGAAGAACAACTGAAAGCCGAGAGGGATAAGTTTGTAAAAATTGCTGCTACTTCGCCGGGGTTAATTTATTCGATGCGTCAAAATAAGGATGGTTCTTTTTGTTATCCTTATGCCAGTAATGCTATTGATGAAATCTACGGTTTTACTCATGAAGCTATTGAGAATAATCCGGATAAGATATTCTACTTGATTCATCCTGAGGATATTGGGCAGGTTACCAATAGCATTTTTGAAACTAAATCAAAGTTAGTTCCGCTCAAAGGGAAATACCGTTATCACCATCCTACCAAAGGATTGGTATGGCATGAAGTGAATTCGTTGCCTGTAGTGGAGCCGGAAGGAACTGTAATTTGTCATGGAATTATCACTGATATTACGGAGCGAATTCAGGTTGAAGAGAAATTGATCAAAGCAAATAGGCTTTATTTTTTCATCAGTCAGATTAACCAAATGATTGTTCGGACTCCGGATGAGGAAACTCTTTTTAGAGAGGCTTGTAACATTGCGGTAGATTTAGGGAAGTTTAAAATGTCTTGGATAGGATTAGTTAATGAAAAGACGAAAAGAATAATACCTACGATGATTGCCGGCGAAGAGCAAGGCTATCTTTCGGTGATAAAACCTATTTCACTAGAAGATGTGCCGGAGGGAAGAGGACCAACGGGGACAGCGTTACGCAAAGGGAAATATTTTTATTGTAATGATGTAGAAAATGATTTGAATATGTTGCCCTGGCGTGACGAAGCGATGAAGAGAGGTTACTTGTCATCGATGTCGCTTCCGATACTAAAATTTGGAAAAGTAATTGGCGCTTTTACTTTCTATGCGGGGGAGAAAAACTTTTTTGATGCTGAAGAAATTGCGTTATTAGAAGAAGCCACGGGAGATGTGTCTTTTGCGCTTGAAAATTTAGAAAAAGAAAAATTAAGAAAAAAAGCAGAAGCGTTAGTTTTAGAAAGCGAACAACGGTATCAAAAACTTACCGAAGTATCCCCAGTGGGAATATTTCGTACTGATGCATCCGGTAAAACGACTTATGTTAATAAACGCTGGTGTCAAATTGCAGGAATTACTTTTGAAGAGGCTATGGGTAATGGCTGGCTTAGAGCCGTTCATGTTGAGGATAGCGCAAAGTTATTTGTCAATTGGCAGGCTGCAACCTTAAAAAAAGAAAGGATACTATCCGAATATCGTTTTGTTCGTCCTGATGGTTCGGTAGCATGGGTAATGGGTCAGGCGATTCCGGAGTTGAATTCAGAAAATAAGGTTATAGGATATATTGGTACCACTACTGATATTACGGAACGAAAACAAGCCGAAGAAGAGTTCAATAAAGTACACAAAAAGATGGAAGCGGTACTTGATGCCATTCCTGATTTGCTTTTTGAAGTTGATATTTATGGACGAATTTATAATTATCATTCCAGACGGGATGATTTGTTAGCCATGCCAGCCGAATTGTTTTTGGGCAAAAAGTTTTCGGAAGTATTGCCTCCAGAAGCTGCGGATTTGTGTATGCTGGCCACTAAAGAAGCCTCAATAAAAGGATTTTCAACCGGAAGACAATATTCATTACAATTGCCGGATGGCTTGCATTGGTTTGAACTTTCGATAGCGCCAATGACAGAAACAGAGGATCACGATACGCATTTTATATGTCTTTCAAGAGACATTACAGACGCCAAACAATCTGATTATGCATTACAGCAAAGTGAGGAAAGATACCGGGGTCTATTGAATAATCTGGATGCGGGGATACTTGTTCATGCAGCAGATACTTCTATTATTTTTAGTAATCAGAAAGCAGCAGAACTGCTGGACTTGAAGGATAATCAATTTGTTTTATCAGAAGGTAGTTTTTTGAATGAAGATAACTCTATCATGCCATTAGAAAAATATCCTGTAAACGAAATTATAAATACAAAGTTGCCTGTTAAAAATTTCATTTTAGGAGTGAACAAAAAATTGAAGGACGATACTGTTTGGTTGTTAGTCAACGGGTTTCCTATTGTTGATGAAAAGGGAAAAATTGTTGAAGTCGTAATTAGTTTTGTTGATATTACCGAACGTAAACTGCTGGAAATTGAAATCACCAAAGCCAAAGAACAAGCCGAAGCCGCCAATAAAGCCAAAACGGATTTCTTGGCCAATATGAGTCATGAGATCAGGACTCCGTTGAACGGCATCATTGGTTTCACTCATTTATTGATGAAATCAAATCTCGAAGATTCACAGTCAGAATACATGACTACGGTAAATGAATCGGCTAATTTATTGATGCATATTGTCAATGATATTTTAGATTTTTCGAAAATTGAATCCGGAAAATTAGAATTGAATATTGAATCGATAAATCTTTTTGAACTTAGTAATCAGGTAGTCGATTTATTTAAATATCAAGCCACTCAAAAAAAGTTGGACTTAATACTTTCTATACATGATAATGTTCCGCAATACATACAAGCGGATGGTGTTCGATTAAAACAAGTATTAGTAAATTTAATGAATAATGCAGTAAAATTTACCAGTATTGGTGAAATACGACTGGATATTCATAGTATAGATTCTTTGGAAGAAGAGTTTTCAACGATAAAATTCTCTGTAAAAGATACGGGAATCGGAATCAAAGAGATTAATAATCAAAAGATATTTAATTCTTTTGTGCAGGAAGATAATTCTACCAATCGAAAATTTGGAGGAACAGGATTAGGGTTAGCAATTTCAAATCAGCTTTTGAAACTGATGAACAGTAAATTGCAATTAGTGAGTCATTATGGAGATGGAAGCGATTTTTTCTTTGTCATTAGATTTAAAAAATCAGATCATAAGAAAAATAAAGATTCTGAATTAAAAAGTATCGAAGGAGAAACAATTGTTCCCGAAGAAAGTATCAGTGATAAAAGGGTTTTGATTGTTGAGGATAATAGAATTAATATGCTTTTGGCCAAAAAATTGGTGCATACTATCATTTCAAACTGTACAATTATTGAAGCAACAGATGGAAATGAAGCCATAGAAGAATATAAAAAAGAAAAGCCGGATATTATTTTGATGGACATTCAAATGCCAAATAAAAACGGGTATGAAGCTACAGATGAAATTAGAAAATTAAAGGAATCTGATGCAATTCCTATCATTGCAATTACAGCCGGAATTATGGTAGGTGATAAAGAAAAATGTATCGAAGCCGGAATGAATGATTATTTGCCCAAACCAATTATTCAATCTGATTTAGAAAAAATATTACGTAAGTGGGTCTATAAAAATTAA